The following are encoded together in the Streptomyces flavofungini genome:
- a CDS encoding DUF5999 family protein yields MCQHQPACPTAESADREAAFLVAHHPEQGWSLLCNGVLLFEDTGELLPNGEIIAPHRPLGTSQVMTAA; encoded by the coding sequence ATGTGCCAGCACCAGCCAGCGTGCCCGACAGCCGAATCCGCCGACCGGGAAGCCGCGTTCCTCGTGGCACACCACCCGGAGCAGGGATGGAGTCTGCTGTGCAACGGCGTCCTGCTCTTCGAGGACACCGGTGAGCTGCTGCCGAACGGGGAGATCATCGCCCCGCATCGACCGCTGGGCACCAGCCAGGTGATGACGGCCGCCTGA
- a CDS encoding glutamate--cysteine ligase encodes MGEKVVAGTFDLSDRHQYRIKLRQCLAALARLLEEQRFDRPKNLMGLEIELNLAGPDGMPRMMNAEVLERIASRDFQTELGMFNLEVNIAPHRLGGRVLDRLAEELRTGLAYAHRKANEVDAGIVMIGILPTLSRQDLVSANLSDVDRYVLLNDQIVAARGESFALDIEGVERLTCTSASIAPEAACTSVQLHLQVTPGKFADVWNAAQSVAAAQVAVGANAPFLFGRELWSESRPPLFLQSTDTRPPELQAQGVRPRTWFGERWISSAYELFEENLRYFPALIPLCEEEDPLRVLDAGGVPQLAELALHNGTVYRWNRPVYGIADGVPHLRVENRVLPAGPTVTDVIANAAFYYGVVRALAEETRPVWSRLPFEAAARNFDTACRYGIEARLEWPRRGRYGGTTRVPAVDLVREELLPLAAAGLDAWGVEPADRDLYLGVIEERCRRRVNGASWQSVTYHRALERGLERDAALAATTRRYCELMHTGEPVHTWPVGLPEPALPLG; translated from the coding sequence ATGGGCGAGAAGGTCGTGGCAGGAACGTTCGACCTGTCCGATCGTCACCAGTACCGGATCAAGCTCCGGCAGTGCCTCGCGGCGCTGGCCCGGCTCCTCGAGGAGCAGCGGTTCGACCGGCCCAAGAATCTGATGGGCCTGGAGATAGAGCTGAATCTGGCGGGACCCGACGGCATGCCGAGAATGATGAATGCGGAAGTTCTCGAGCGCATCGCGAGTCGCGATTTCCAGACCGAGCTCGGAATGTTCAATCTGGAAGTGAACATTGCCCCGCACCGGTTGGGCGGCCGTGTTCTCGACCGCCTCGCCGAAGAGCTGCGCACCGGCCTCGCCTATGCTCACCGGAAAGCGAACGAGGTGGACGCGGGCATCGTGATGATCGGCATTCTGCCGACGCTGTCGCGCCAGGACCTGGTCTCCGCGAACCTTTCCGACGTGGACCGCTACGTCCTGCTCAACGACCAGATCGTGGCGGCGCGCGGCGAGAGCTTCGCGCTGGACATCGAGGGCGTGGAGCGGTTGACGTGCACGTCCGCTTCGATCGCGCCGGAGGCGGCCTGCACGTCGGTGCAGCTGCACCTCCAGGTCACGCCGGGGAAGTTCGCCGACGTGTGGAACGCGGCGCAGTCCGTCGCCGCCGCGCAGGTCGCGGTGGGCGCCAACGCGCCGTTCCTGTTCGGCCGCGAGCTGTGGAGCGAGTCGCGGCCGCCGCTGTTCCTGCAGTCCACCGACACCCGGCCGCCCGAGCTCCAGGCACAGGGGGTGCGGCCGCGCACCTGGTTCGGCGAGCGCTGGATCTCGAGCGCGTACGAGCTCTTCGAGGAGAACCTGCGCTACTTCCCGGCCCTGATCCCGCTGTGCGAGGAAGAGGACCCGCTGCGCGTCCTCGACGCCGGCGGGGTGCCGCAGCTGGCGGAACTCGCCCTGCACAACGGCACGGTGTACCGCTGGAACCGGCCGGTGTACGGCATCGCCGACGGCGTACCGCACCTGCGCGTGGAGAACCGGGTGCTGCCCGCGGGGCCCACGGTGACCGATGTGATCGCCAACGCCGCCTTCTACTACGGCGTGGTGCGGGCGCTCGCCGAGGAGACGCGGCCGGTGTGGTCGCGGCTGCCGTTCGAGGCGGCGGCCCGCAACTTCGACACCGCCTGCCGCTATGGCATCGAGGCCCGCCTGGAGTGGCCGCGCCGCGGTCGCTACGGCGGCACGACGCGGGTGCCCGCCGTCGATCTCGTACGCGAGGAGCTGCTGCCGCTGGCGGCTGCCGGGCTCGACGCGTGGGGCGTGGAGCCGGCCGACCGGGACCTGTACCTCGGCGTGATCGAGGAGCGATGTCGCAGGCGGGTCAACGGCGCCTCCTGGCAGTCCGTCACCTATCACCGGGCCCTGGAGCGCGGCCTGGAGCGGGACGCGGCGCTCGCGGCCACCACGCGGCGCTACTGCGAGCTGATGCACACGGGCGAGCCGGTGCACACGTGGCCGGTGGGGCTGCCGGAACCGGCCTTGCCGCTGGGGTAG